One genomic region from Silvibacterium dinghuense encodes:
- a CDS encoding beta strand repeat-containing protein — MFKAKPFLSSPEKVDASYSSRLLKIARSGVGISAALLVSAFTIVLAGCGASGYAGNGITSLSASSITMDAGQSVGITANLSGTETISWAIAGASCSGSACGSLSATTGTDVTYTAPSGITSQSQVTLTAGIANTSNSRTVSVTVNPDPKISGSLPAGTVGTAYSATLTPSGGTGTLTMSLASGSLPDGLTFNASTGVISGTPTTQGTSTFVVQVVDQSVTPYTATVNETITVSTSGTTTPLTLTGGVQPPGTVGVAYTTSLTASGGVTPYTWSIASGTLPAGLTISASTGVISGTPTTAGSSTFVVQVQDSTGATATASASITVNAATSTLTLTTTTLPNGTVGVAYSATIGVSGGTSPYSCAITSGTLPAGLSLSGCTVSGTPTTAGSSTVTVKATDSASPANTVTGPETIVISPATLTLTSTTLPNGTVGVAYSATIGASGGTSPYSCAITSGTLPAGLSLSGCTVSGTPTTAETSTVTVKVTDSASPADTVSGPETIVISPANLTLTTTTLPNGTVGVAYSATIGASGGTSPYSCAITSGTLPAGLSLSGCTVSGTPTTAETSTVTVKVTDSASPADTVSGPETIVISPANLTLTTTTLPNGTVGVAYSATIGASGGTSPYSCAITSGTLPAGLSLSGCTVSGTPTTAETSTVTVKVTDSGSPAKTATGPETIVISPATLTLTSTTLPNGTVGVAYSATIGASGGTSPYSCAITSGTLPAGLTLNGCTVSGTPTTAETSTVTVKVTDSASPADTVSGPETIVISPAALTLTSTTLPNGTVGVAYSATIGASGGTSPYSCAITSGTLPAGLALSGCTVSGTPTTAGTSTVTVKVTDSGSPAKTVTGPETIVISPATLTLTSTTLPNGKVGVAYSATIGASGGTSPYSCAITSGTLPAGLTLSDCTVSGTPTTAGSSTVTVKVTDSGSPAQTVTGPETIVISPATLTLTSTTLPNGTVGVPYSATIGASGGTSPYSCAITSGTLPAGLILNGCTVSGTPTTAGSSTVTVKVTDSGSPAQTVTGLETIVISPATLTLTSTTLPNGTVGVPYSATIGASGGTSPYSCAITSGTLPAGLTLSGCTVSGTPTTAGSSTVTVKVTDSGSPAQTATGPETIVISPASLTLTTSTLPNGTVGIAYSATIGVSGGTSPYSCVINSGTLPAGLTLSGCTVSGTPTTAETSVVTVTVTDSESPAKTVTGPESITINPSGTLTLAATLPNAILNTPYSYTLQATGGTAPYTYAVTTGTVSAGITLASDGVLSGTPTAAGASSFTVTVTDSKGATATDNLILLVVYQSSPNDSELTGPYAYLFQGYDDVVAGVLAYQTATVGSFTADGTGGITAGELDANHQSSAPAGTTVATQTFLGTYIVNSDSRGFITITTLNSDGTTDQTFTYAISLKAPVSPATVSTQGSLIEYDDDQLVGTKGSGSLLAQTTSAYSAGLKGSYAFGFSGDTPCLVSCTIGIASGPVATVGQFTTDGAGTISTGAADANIASVNFPNAPLTGSYEAADQNGRLAMTLSNSSISDGVYPSDYAVYIVNANEAFVMSTDKHSAYSLLAGTAQLQTMSSFSNTDLNGPFIGYENAQSDPGLLGTTLQSVLNFSTATIFRASGDGAGTCNTTNVDSAGLTSLVDNLTGLSNSSTLLQALLGNSTATGTSTCEVASNGRSELDYPQPPSLIATLLAILGLPTGPPAPRIVYLTSPGTGYFLESSYAGLGHIEQQTGSPFSLSTLDGTFVDSTIPASSLASINTSGYFTANGAGKASYTLDMNVGVGTINVLELGETTTTTYTLSDPNSNTTPATAGRYLLGDGTTVIYAISPDRFVLLNTSPLTTSPSVSLLY, encoded by the coding sequence ATGTTTAAGGCCAAACCTTTCCTGTCGTCCCCCGAAAAAGTAGATGCGAGTTATAGCTCCCGCCTCCTGAAGATAGCTCGAAGTGGTGTCGGCATAAGTGCTGCCCTGCTGGTATCCGCTTTTACGATTGTTCTTGCGGGCTGCGGCGCGAGCGGCTATGCCGGTAATGGGATTACTTCGCTCTCTGCATCTTCGATCACGATGGATGCGGGCCAGTCGGTTGGCATTACAGCGAATCTTTCCGGGACCGAGACGATTTCCTGGGCCATTGCTGGAGCAAGTTGCAGTGGGAGCGCATGTGGCAGTCTCTCCGCCACTACCGGTACGGATGTGACCTATACTGCTCCGTCGGGCATCACATCGCAGTCGCAGGTTACGTTGACGGCTGGCATTGCGAATACCTCGAATTCGCGCACGGTCAGCGTTACAGTCAACCCCGATCCGAAGATTAGCGGATCGCTGCCCGCGGGCACGGTTGGCACGGCATACTCAGCGACGCTTACGCCGAGCGGCGGCACGGGCACGCTGACGATGAGCCTCGCGAGTGGATCGCTGCCGGATGGTTTGACCTTCAATGCCAGCACGGGTGTGATCTCGGGTACTCCGACGACGCAGGGCACATCGACATTTGTGGTGCAGGTTGTCGACCAGAGCGTGACGCCCTATACCGCGACGGTAAACGAGACCATCACTGTTTCTACTTCCGGTACCACGACGCCTTTGACGCTGACCGGTGGCGTACAGCCTCCCGGCACGGTTGGTGTTGCATACACGACTTCGCTGACTGCAAGCGGCGGTGTGACGCCTTATACCTGGAGCATCGCATCAGGCACGCTGCCTGCCGGGCTCACGATCTCTGCTTCGACCGGAGTGATCTCTGGTACTCCGACGACAGCGGGATCTTCGACCTTCGTTGTCCAGGTGCAGGATTCTACCGGCGCTACAGCCACGGCCTCGGCGTCGATCACCGTGAATGCGGCAACTAGCACGCTGACTCTCACGACCACGACGCTTCCCAACGGCACGGTGGGCGTCGCTTACAGTGCGACGATCGGCGTGAGCGGTGGAACCTCGCCCTACAGCTGCGCGATCACCAGCGGCACGCTGCCTGCAGGACTTTCGCTGAGCGGCTGCACGGTGAGCGGCACTCCGACAACAGCAGGTTCTTCGACGGTTACAGTGAAGGCGACCGATTCGGCAAGTCCGGCGAATACCGTCACTGGCCCAGAGACGATTGTGATCTCTCCGGCCACCTTAACTTTGACCAGCACCACGCTGCCGAACGGCACGGTCGGCGTTGCCTACAGCGCGACGATCGGAGCCAGCGGTGGAACCTCGCCCTACAGCTGCGCGATCACCAGCGGTACACTGCCTGCGGGCCTGTCGCTGAGCGGTTGCACGGTGAGCGGTACACCGACAACAGCGGAGACGTCGACGGTCACGGTGAAGGTGACCGATTCGGCGAGCCCCGCGGATACAGTCAGTGGCCCGGAGACAATTGTGATCTCTCCGGCGAACCTGACTCTTACGACAACGACACTGCCGAACGGCACGGTGGGCGTGGCTTATAGTGCGACCATCGGCGCGAGCGGTGGAACTTCGCCCTACAGCTGCGCGATCACCAGCGGTACGCTGCCTGCGGGCCTGTCGCTGAGCGGTTGCACGGTGAGCGGTACACCGACAACAGCGGAGACGTCGACGGTCACGGTGAAGGTGACCGATTCGGCGAGCCCCGCGGATACAGTCAGTGGCCCGGAGACAATTGTGATCTCTCCGGCGAACCTGACTCTTACGACAACGACACTGCCGAACGGCACGGTGGGCGTGGCTTATAGTGCGACCATCGGCGCGAGCGGTGGAACTTCGCCCTACAGCTGCGCGATCACCAGCGGTACGCTGCCTGCGGGCCTGTCGCTGAGCGGTTGCACGGTGAGCGGTACACCGACAACAGCGGAGACGTCGACGGTTACCGTAAAGGTGACGGACTCGGGAAGCCCCGCGAAGACAGCCACGGGACCCGAGACCATCGTGATCTCTCCGGCAACTCTTACCTTGACCAGCACCACGTTGCCGAACGGTACGGTGGGCGTTGCGTATAGCGCGACCATCGGAGCCAGCGGTGGAACATCACCCTACAGCTGCGCGATCACGAGCGGCACGTTGCCTGCAGGCCTTACGCTGAACGGCTGCACGGTGAGCGGTACGCCAACAACAGCGGAGACGTCGACGGTCACGGTGAAGGTGACCGATTCGGCGAGCCCCGCAGATACAGTCAGCGGTCCGGAGACGATCGTGATCTCTCCAGCGGCCTTAACCCTGACCAGCACCACGCTTCCGAATGGTACGGTGGGTGTTGCGTATAGTGCGACGATCGGTGCCAGCGGCGGAACATCACCCTACAGCTGCGCGATCACGAGCGGTACGCTGCCTGCGGGTCTGGCACTCAGTGGTTGCACCGTGAGTGGCACGCCGACGACAGCGGGCACCTCGACAGTCACGGTGAAGGTAACTGATTCCGGAAGCCCGGCAAAGACAGTTACTGGCCCGGAGACGATCGTGATCTCTCCGGCAACTCTTACATTGACCAGCACCACGTTGCCGAACGGCAAGGTAGGCGTTGCGTATAGCGCGACAATCGGTGCCAGCGGCGGAACCTCGCCCTACAGCTGCGCGATCACCAGTGGCACGCTGCCTGCTGGCCTTACTCTGAGCGACTGCACGGTAAGCGGTACGCCGACGACTGCGGGAAGCTCGACTGTAACCGTGAAGGTGACAGATTCGGGTAGCCCGGCGCAGACGGTCACCGGCCCGGAGACGATTGTGATTTCTCCGGCAACTCTAACCCTGACCAGCACGACGCTGCCGAATGGCACGGTAGGAGTGCCCTACAGTGCGACCATCGGCGCCAGTGGAGGCACTTCGCCGTACAGCTGCGCGATCACCAGCGGCACGCTGCCGGCAGGCTTGATCCTGAATGGCTGCACGGTAAGCGGTACGCCGACCACGGCGGGAAGCTCGACTGTAACCGTGAAGGTGACAGATTCGGGTAGCCCGGCGCAGACGGTCACCGGCCTGGAGACGATTGTGATTTCTCCGGCAACTCTAACCCTGACTAGCACCACACTGCCGAATGGCACGGTAGGAGTGCCCTACAGTGCGACCATCGGCGCCAGTGGAGGCACTTCGCCGTACAGCTGCGCGATCACCAGCGGCACGTTGCCTGCTGGCCTCACGCTGAGCGGCTGCACCGTGAGCGGCACGCCGACCACAGCCGGGTCTTCCACCGTTACTGTGAAGGTGACGGACTCCGGAAGCCCGGCGCAGACGGCAACCGGTCCTGAGACGATCGTGATCTCGCCGGCGAGTTTGACGCTGACCACCTCTACGCTACCGAATGGTACGGTAGGCATCGCTTATAGCGCCACGATCGGCGTAAGCGGTGGCACCTCGCCTTACAGCTGCGTGATCAATAGCGGCACGCTGCCTGCAGGTCTTACGCTGAGCGGCTGCACGGTAAGCGGTACGCCGACGACAGCGGAGACGAGTGTTGTAACTGTGACGGTGACAGATTCGGAGAGCCCGGCGAAGACGGTGACTGGTCCCGAAAGCATCACCATTAACCCATCCGGTACGCTGACCCTTGCGGCGACGCTGCCGAATGCCATCCTGAACACCCCGTACTCCTATACGCTGCAGGCCACCGGCGGCACGGCGCCTTACACCTACGCCGTGACGACGGGAACTGTTTCGGCAGGCATTACGCTCGCCTCCGACGGCGTTCTCAGTGGCACGCCGACGGCAGCGGGTGCTAGCAGCTTCACCGTTACCGTGACCGACAGCAAGGGGGCCACGGCCACCGACAACCTGATCCTCCTGGTCGTGTATCAGTCTTCTCCGAACGACTCGGAGCTTACCGGTCCCTATGCGTATCTCTTCCAGGGATATGACGACGTGGTGGCCGGAGTGCTTGCCTACCAGACGGCGACCGTCGGCAGCTTTACCGCGGACGGAACCGGTGGCATCACGGCCGGCGAGCTGGATGCGAACCATCAGTCTTCGGCGCCTGCCGGAACCACGGTGGCAACGCAGACATTCCTTGGCACCTACATCGTGAACTCCGACAGCCGGGGCTTCATCACCATCACAACTCTGAATTCGGACGGCACGACCGATCAGACCTTCACCTATGCCATCTCGCTCAAGGCTCCTGTATCGCCGGCGACGGTCTCCACGCAGGGCAGCCTGATTGAGTACGACGACGACCAACTGGTAGGCACCAAGGGCAGCGGCTCGCTCCTGGCGCAGACCACCTCCGCTTACTCCGCCGGACTCAAAGGCAGTTATGCCTTTGGATTCTCGGGTGACACTCCCTGCCTGGTCTCCTGCACCATTGGCATCGCTTCCGGGCCTGTGGCGACGGTAGGTCAGTTCACCACGGACGGTGCCGGTACGATCAGCACCGGCGCGGCCGATGCCAACATCGCGAGCGTGAATTTCCCGAATGCACCGCTGACCGGCAGCTACGAGGCTGCCGACCAGAATGGGCGACTGGCGATGACGCTCAGTAACTCCAGCATCTCTGACGGTGTATATCCGTCGGACTACGCGGTCTACATCGTGAATGCGAACGAGGCGTTCGTGATGTCAACCGACAAGCACTCCGCCTACTCTCTGCTGGCCGGCACGGCGCAGCTGCAGACCATGAGCAGCTTCTCGAACACGGATCTGAATGGGCCGTTTATCGGATATGAGAATGCACAGTCCGATCCTGGCCTGCTCGGAACCACACTGCAGAGCGTACTCAACTTCTCCACCGCAACCATCTTCCGCGCCAGCGGCGACGGCGCGGGCACCTGCAATACGACCAACGTGGATAGCGCGGGTCTTACCAGCCTGGTGGATAACCTCACCGGCCTCTCCAACTCCAGCACGCTGCTGCAGGCGTTGCTGGGCAACTCCACTGCAACCGGAACGTCTACCTGCGAGGTTGCGAGCAATGGACGCAGCGAGCTGGACTATCCTCAGCCGCCGAGCCTGATTGCTACGCTGCTTGCCATCCTTGGTCTGCCTACAGGGCCGCCGGCACCGCGCATCGTCTATCTCACCAGTCCTGGAACCGGCTATTTCCTCGAGAGCAGTTACGCCGGTCTCGGACACATCGAGCAGCAGACGGGTTCGCCGTTCAGCCTGTCGACACTCGATGGAACGTTCGTCGATTCCACGATCCCGGCAAGTTCGCTGGCCAGTATCAATACGTCGGGATATTTCACTGCAAATGGAGCCGGTAAGGCGAGTTACACCCTCGACATGAATGTCGGAGTGGGCACGATCAATGTGCTGGAACTCGGCGAAACTACCACCACCACCTATACACTCTCTGATCCGAACAGCAACACCACCCCGGCAACGGCAGGACGCTACCTGCTCGGAGACGGCACAACCGTGATCTACGCCATTTCTCCTGACAGATTCGTGTTGCTCAATACGAGTCCGTTGACGACTTCACCCAGCGTGTCGCTGCTCTATTGA